The segment CAAGtttcttcaaataattattaaaaaaaaacctataaattcatatcaatattaaaataaaaaaactaaaaaaatttaaaaaccaattcATGTCAGCAtgtcaaaaacaatttgaaaacacacataatttaaagtaaaaataataaaaaaatttaatttttttaaaatatttttaaaatacaaaaacaaacaaactctaaattaatataaagctTTGGTGAATTTAAATCAATGATGAACTTCTTATTGCTTTGATCTTAAATAATTGTTTGAGAAtgtggttaaaattaaattttaaatttttttatatttttgaattgttttgatgttaaaaataaaattttaaaataaaaataaaattattttaatatatttttaaataaaaaatattttaaaaaataataattattatacttataaatactaaaaaaaaatgggtttaaGAAAAACAACGAGCTGAAGAGGGGAAGAATTTTTGATTTAATCGATAAAATTCGAgggttttgattgaaaataaaaaaagatgaaaagagagaaaggaagggagagaagggaaaaaaactgaaaaagaacgaatttattataattgtttttagttattttatctaatttatgaaatacaaagtgtaatttattttttaaaatcaaattataatagCTCCATGTAATTAATCCATTGTTTTTTCATGAGTGAGAGAGTTGTGCTCCAATAATACCTAATAAATTTTCATCCATCTATAATCCGAGAAAAAGTCTgtccactaaaaaaaaaagaagaaaaaggagtaaAAGCCATCTTCTCGATTCTCATCCAACATCGAAAAGACCGAGCAAAGAGAAGAATGCCAGAGCTACCGGAGGTAGAGGCGGCGAGAAGGGCGATAGAGGAACATTGCATAGGGAAGAAGATAAAGAAGGCCATCATTGCCGACGACAGTAAAGTCATCGATGGAGTCTCTCCTCCTGATTTTGTGGCAGCGCTTGTTGGAAAAACTATTGTCTCTGCTCTTAGAAAGGGAAAGAACTTGTGGCTCCAACTCGACTCCCCTCCCTTCCCTTCCTTTCAGTTTGGTAATATACTACGTTCTTTTTACTGGGTTTCTGATTTCATGCACTTTAAAGCTGATTTCTTGAGAGCTTTTGTGACATGAGTTTTCTTTACTTGCTGTTTCTTAGGGTTTTAGGAAAGtgggtttattttatattttagttattttaacaaagtttttatttgatatttatgtgTGTAAACGATGCAAagatatgtttttgtttatatgttCTCATTCCTTGAAAACCATAAcaatttcaagtaaaaagatTATGATTaccatttctttgtttttcataatCCCATTGCTTTGCTTACTAAACATAAAGGATCACATTTCAGGGATGGCTGGTGCTGTATATATTAAAGGAGTTGCGGTTACCAAATATAAAAGGCGAGTTGTGTTCTGTAATATGCACATGCAACACTCCTAGCTTGCTGAGATAACTTATTTCTTGTGTTTTCGTCTTGTACAAATGATCTTTCGGTGTTGATTATATTAGAGAATTGCGTGCAGGTCTGCAGTAAATGACTCTGATGAGTGGCCTTCCAAATATTCAAAGTTTTTTGTCCAGGTATGAATCACTACGCTATATGTTTTAATAAAGTTTCCATTTCCATGCAAGtgttttattgaataaataattcataattcTGGCATGATCCATTTGGTTATTGGTTTTGGAGTTCTATTGACTGTGGAATTGCAAACAAGTCTCTCAATTTATTCACTAACAGggcaagaaaaatccaaaagatTTCTAATTTGAACTTTTGGAATGAAGAGTTAGGGTTTCAAGTTAGAACATGGAagttctataaaattatgaaagtATGCGTATTGTTTAGAAACTTGCAAAGTTACAAGAGGTTTTTATGACACTTAGAAATTTTTGTATCTGTGATGAGGGCTCCTGCATTGAGTACTTTTTCTACCAGTTAATCAACATGCAACACTCTTTCTGCAGCTAGATGATGGTCTGGAGCTTTCTTTCACTGACAAGAGGCGATTTGCTAAAGTCCGCTTGCTTGAAGATGTACACAAATACCATTTGTTATTCTGGATGAACTTTTCAAATTTATGTACTTTGGTAGGTATTTTGTAATTGTTCATAAcaatattcttttcttctttccttggtGCAGCCAGCTTCTAAGCCCCCGATATCTGAGTTGGGCCCCGATGCATTATTGGAGCCGATGACAGTTGATGAACTTCATGGATCCCTAAGCAAGAAGAAAGTTGCAATTAAGGCTCTATTACTTGATCAGgttaaaatttatgttgatttgCTGTACTATTTCTAAGATAGCGTAAGAGACATAAAGGTGTAAATAAGCAAGTGGGGCATGGAGAGTGATTTAGGGGTAACTATTGGTCAAATGTTTCAAAATGCATGGCTGACAAtcccctttcatttttatttttgaaaataatgagTAACAAAGACAAGTAGTACTCATGGCATGTTTTACTTAATGATATTCAAAAGGTCGGTGTGACCATTTAAGTGAAAGATGGCTCAAGATTAATAAGAAGCAATATTAGTGAAGAGAAAGGCTTTTCAACCACATTTAGCCCATCAAAAGTGGCAGTCATAATCTGATTGGTGTAGCCAATGCCAATAAGATTGGATATGGTTTTATGCTGACATTATGGTGGATGGTAGTTATCTCAGCTCCTGGCCTCTTGCAAATGGTAATTATCTCAGCTCCTGGCCTCGTGCTAAATTCTTAAAGGACATGCCCAGGTTTCATAAGCTAAAAGACTAGGAAATCAAAACATCCTGATCCTGTACTATTGTTCCTCCTACAGTTTAAGGAACACTTAATCGCTAGAAAACAATATGGTTGGCAAAGTAGTGCTCAATAATAATTGTTTAACAACTGCTAGGATTAATCACATGCCTAGAATGATTGACAAGTTCTTTTACCCCAAAGAGGTTTTAAAGTCTCCTCCCATCATTACTTGTTATAGTTTTGGAGATGTAAATGGTCATGAAATGGTCAATATGATGATTTGTTATAACAGAGTGCCTTTACaagctttttttaaatgattatttttagcTCTAAACTGCTGACATGGTTATAGTATTTCTGCATACGACTGTTCTTTCAAATGTACATTTCAACACAAAATGAAACGtttgttttaaaattctttgttaaataatcaatctaattgtgtttaatttttgcaGAGTTTTGTATCTGGAATTGGTAACTGGATTGCAGATGAAGTGCTATACCAAGTTAGTGTACCTCACTTTAACATGGGTACCAAATTACAGTTTGATTCAATTGTGTTTTGATTGAAGCACCATATCGTAGTCAATTATCAAGCTTTTAACTTGGATACATgcatgattgttttttcttaatttgatgATGACAAACCCTAGGCTCAGAGAATTCATAGTGTTgcttttttagcttttatttgtcatattattcagaaaattaataaagtgtTCTCGTTTTCATGAATCAAAAGAATTTTGGAATTGTTTTCAAAAGATGAATTTTTGCAAACTGATGATTGTTTAATTGGATGAGTGCATGCAGCTAAAATGTAAGTATAATGTATTCATTCTTAAGAAGTAGAGGGATAGCAATTGAGGGCCTgcttaaaattgtttatttttgttgctgAAGACCAACTGGCAATCTAGCTAGGAGTGCTTGGCTCAAGTTAAATGTAGTGTAAAATGGGCTTTAACAGAAAGAACACAATGGCCTATATTATAATAGAGAATATTAGGCTTCTTCTGCTGGCCCTATTTGTTTCTGGGGATCTGTAGTTACTGTATTTACTTGACATTCAACAATATCTTGATTTGATGACCTGGCTGACTTTCCTTGTATCTCCTGCCTGATGTGGACTTTGatgattgttatttttcatgcaCAGGCTAGAATTCATCCACTGCAGATTGCTTCCAGCTTATCCAGAGAAAGTTCTGCAACTTTACACAATTGCATCAAGGAGGTAGGAAATCTGTTTTGATTTGCAACTCTTGTAAGCAACCACTTAAACCTGATTTGTTAAACATGCAATTTTCATGGAgaagtagataaaaacatgtgTAGGTTGTTCAGTATGCGGTTGAAGTTGATGCTGATTGCGACCGCTTTCCTCTTGAATGGTTGTTTCATTTTCGATGGGGAAAGAAACCTGGAAAAGTTAATGGTAAGATACTTTTGATATATAGTAAtccttttgataaaaaaaaaaaattctttttacaGGTGATTGAAAAAGCAGTAGAAGTTGGGGCAGATAGTAGTCAGTTCCCAAACAGTTGGATTTTTCATTCTAGGGAAAAGAAGTCTAAGAAGACTTTCATTGATGGTTTGCTTCCCTACCCTCCATATTATTTCTTGTAGCATGACATTTAGTTGATTGTTGCCCCCCTTCTAACAgtggcttctttttttctatcccATCATACACATATCACTACCTGCTGTTAGTGCGTGCCAAAGATATGAAGATAGAAGTGACTTGGTTGAAgagttaaaataacttttagatCTGACATCCTGACTTCCAGTCCCTTTTGTTTTGATTCACAAAGGCCTGCCTATCCTTTTCTTAAGTTGTTTTAGTTTCCTTCACACGAACATTGATAAAACTTCTTCATTGTGGCAGGGAAGGAGATTGATTTTATTGTTGCTGGTGGTAGGGTATGTCTTTTAAAAGCGAGCTTatgatatttctttatttgctcTACTAAGCAGATGAATATGAGTGTCCATATTATCATGTGCATGCGCACTTTaaccattgaaaaaaatacgTAGTTGATTTTTATGGGCTTGTATTCTGGGTTTTAGACAACAGCCTATGTACCGGGGTTACAGAAGCTAAATGGAAACCAAGCTGGGAAAGCAGTGGGAAAACCAAAAGCAAgaacttcaaagaaaaaaagagatgggGATGATGATGACAATGACAATAATGAAGATGGTGGCAGTGAACCAGCTACCGAGGAAGAAAAAATTGCAAGAAAGGCCAAATCAAAGAGAGAGTTGAGGCCTAAAAGTCCCGGGAAAAAGCCTTTagcaaaaagaaaatccaaagcAAGTGATACTGACAGTGAAGAAGATGAGGTTGCTGCCACTgctgacgacgacgacgacgaccaCGACCACGGCGGCGATCAGAAGAAAAAACCTAGAAGAGTGACCAGTAGAAAACAAGTCATGGTAGGTAAAGCACCCAAGAAATTGGTTAACAATCAAAATACTAACAAACCAAGGAAGAAAGTGAAGTAGATTGCTGTTGTGAGGTATCACATGGTGCTGCCGAAGCCTGAGCCCTAATTTTGGAAGTATGGAAAGGTGGTAGGGCATCTAGTTTTTGCTTGTATTGACAGTGAAACGAATTTGTCTGTCTTGTTCAAGTTACTGTCTTTCTGCTAATGCCAGCGGCTTCTATTAATCGTACAACCAGGGCTCTCTGCCTCTGGAAGATGTAAATCTTATTTGAATGGattaaatgaaagaatttcTAAATTAGCAAACAAATTTGTGATTTTAAGAAATGCCTGCTctcgaaaaaaaacaaagagaggaaaaagagaCAAATTTAGCAACCACCACAACAACTCAGTTACCTTGAagggattgttttttaaatatttttaatttaaaaatatattaaaataatatatatattttttattttttaaaactatattagtTACCTaggaaaaaattatgattatgctGGGTGTTAACCAGCAAAAGCATGCTAGGCAGGCAGGGTGAGGCACcgcaatatattatttttatgtgaagtAATACTTAATGCATACACCTCTATAGTAGATTATcactaattataaataattactaGCTTTGatacccgcgcgatgccgcgggttatttttttttgcataaaaaatattaaaaaaataaaaatttaaaaatcttgggtttttctgcaaagttatacccaagaatcttgggtttggctgcaacacctgacctaaaagtaatatttataatattaataataaaattaaacttgcatgacccaagtttaagtgagtctggctgTAACACTGGACCCAAGAATactggatgtgggtctggctataagatcgtgtcataaaagtgtgataattaaatagattaattaaaaaaaacaaaaataaaaaatcaacaggaaggaaaaaactaatgaagaaaaagaaaaaaaaatattgaattaattgggtcaaccctttaaaccaggttaTCCTGTAAAACCTGAGAtttgcgtcatgaaagtttgataactaaatagaaaaaaaaataacgggTTTACCTAGAATTAACCggattaacccatcaaaccaagttaacccgtcaagcccaggatacatgtcatgaaagtatgaaagtctgataattaaatagaaagaaaattaactttaacaaactaaactaaatgaaaaaaataactcgtcaaatcaggttaacccatcaaacccgagattcgtat is part of the Populus nigra chromosome 8, ddPopNigr1.1, whole genome shotgun sequence genome and harbors:
- the LOC133701868 gene encoding formamidopyrimidine-DNA glycosylase isoform X1, producing MPELPEVEAARRAIEEHCIGKKIKKAIIADDSKVIDGVSPPDFVAALVGKTIVSALRKGKNLWLQLDSPPFPSFQFGMAGAVYIKGVAVTKYKRSAVNDSDEWPSKYSKFFVQLDDGLELSFTDKRRFAKVRLLEDPASKPPISELGPDALLEPMTVDELHGSLSKKKVAIKALLLDQSFVSGIGNWIADEVLYQARIHPLQIASSLSRESSATLHNCIKEVVQYAVEVDADCDRFPLEWLFHFRWGKKPGKVNGKILLIYSNPFDKKKKFFLQVIEKAVEVGADSSQFPNSWIFHSREKKSKKTFIDGKEIDFIVAGGRTTAYVPGLQKLNGNQAGKAVGKPKARTSKKKRDGDDDDNDNNEDGGSEPATEEEKIARKAKSKRELRPKSPGKKPLAKRKSKASDTDSEEDEVAATADDDDDDHDHGGDQKKKPRRVTSRKQVMVGKAPKKLVNNQNTNKPRKKVK
- the LOC133701868 gene encoding formamidopyrimidine-DNA glycosylase isoform X2 gives rise to the protein MPELPEVEAARRAIEEHCIGKKIKKAIIADDSKVIDGVSPPDFVAALVGKTIVSALRKGKNLWLQLDSPPFPSFQFGMAGAVYIKGVAVTKYKRSAVNDSDEWPSKYSKFFVQLDDGLELSFTDKRRFAKVRLLEDPASKPPISELGPDALLEPMTVDELHGSLSKKKVAIKALLLDQSFVSGIGNWIADEVLYQARIHPLQIASSLSRESSATLHNCIKEVIEKAVEVGADSSQFPNSWIFHSREKKSKKTFIDGKEIDFIVAGGRTTAYVPGLQKLNGNQAGKAVGKPKARTSKKKRDGDDDDNDNNEDGGSEPATEEEKIARKAKSKRELRPKSPGKKPLAKRKSKASDTDSEEDEVAATADDDDDDHDHGGDQKKKPRRVTSRKQVMVGKAPKKLVNNQNTNKPRKKVK
- the LOC133701868 gene encoding formamidopyrimidine-DNA glycosylase isoform X3, whose protein sequence is MPELPEVEAARRAIEEHCIGKKIKKAIIADDSKVIDGVSPPDFVAALVGKTIVSALRKGKNLWLQLDSPPFPSFQFGMAGAVYIKGVAVTKYKRSAVNDSDEWPSKYSKFFVQLDDGLELSFTDKRRFAKVRLLEDPASKPPISELGPDALLEPMTVDELHGSLSKKKVAIKALLLDQSFVSGIGNWIADEVLYQARIHPLQIASSLSRESSATLHNCIKEVVQYAVEVDADCDRFPLEWLFHFRWGKKPGKVNGKEIDFIVAGGRTTAYVPGLQKLNGNQAGKAVGKPKARTSKKKRDGDDDDNDNNEDGGSEPATEEEKIARKAKSKRELRPKSPGKKPLAKRKSKASDTDSEEDEVAATADDDDDDHDHGGDQKKKPRRVTSRKQVMVGKAPKKLVNNQNTNKPRKKVK